The DNA region TAGATTATGTTACGGGTATTGAAACAGGTCTTGATTCTAACGGCAGAAAAAATCGTGGCGGACATTTAATGGAAAATTTAGTTGAAAAATTTATACAAAATGCAGGACTAGTCAAAGAAAAAGATTATTTCAAAGAAATGTATATTAGCCAAATTCAAAATAAATGGAATATTAATCTTTCTGCTATTTCAAATAAAGGAAAAATGGAAAAACGTTTTGATTTTGTTATAAAAACATCTAATA from Caviibacter abscessus includes:
- a CDS encoding type II restriction endonuclease, which translates into the protein DYVTGIETGLDSNGRKNRGGHLMENLVEKFIQNAGLVKEKDYFKEMYISQIQNKWNINLSAISNKGKMEKRFDFVIKTSN